In Nicotiana tabacum cultivar K326 chromosome 2, ASM71507v2, whole genome shotgun sequence, the following proteins share a genomic window:
- the LOC107792077 gene encoding peroxiredoxin-2E-2, chloroplastic-like, which yields MAATATTAASFTLSKLLKSSTPKSLSLLSPKRSNLFTSSSHFSPLPLKFKQPLHPLHSLKHSTISRISATISVGDKLPNSTLSYFDSSDELKTLLISDLTHGKKVVLLAVPGAFTPTCSQKHLPGFVEKSKELKSKGVDTIACISVNDAFVMKSWKENLGINDEVLMLSDGNLEFTKAIGCELDLSDKPIGLGIRSRRYSMLVEDGVVKILNLEEGGAFNVSSAEDILKAL from the coding sequence ATGGCTGCCACTGCCACCACTGCTGCTTCCTTCACCCTTTCAAAACTCCTAAAATCCTCAACCCCAAAATCCTTATCTCTTCTTTCCCCAAAAAGATCCAATCTTTTCACCTCCTCTTCCCATTTCTCTCCTCTCCCACTCAAATTCAAACAACCCCTCCACCCCTTACACTCTCTCAAACACTCCACCATTTCAAGAATCTCCGCCACCATATCCGTTGGTGACAAACTCCCCAATTCTACACTTTCTTACTTCGATTCATCCGATGAACTCAAGACCCTTTTAATCTCTGACCTCACACATGGCAAAAAGGTTGTTCTTTTAGCTGTCCCAGGTGCATTTACACCAACCTGTTCACAAAAACACCTTCCGGGTTTCGTGGAAAAATCTAAGGAGCTTAAGTCAAAAGGGGTTGACACAATTGCTTGTATCTCAGTCAATGATGCATTTGTAATGAAATCTTGGAAAGAGAATTTGGGTATTAATGATGAGGTGTTGATGTTGAGTGATGGAAATTTGGAGTTTACTAAAGCTATAGGTTGTGAACTTGACCTTAGTGATAAGCCTATTGGTCTTGGTATTAGGTCTAGAAGGTATTCTATGCTTGTAGAAGATGGGGTTGTTAAAATCTTGAATTTAGAGGAAGGTGGGGCTTTTAATGTTAGCAGTGCTGAGGATATCCTCAAGGCTCTTTAG